From the Leptotrichia sp. oral taxon 221 genome, one window contains:
- a CDS encoding lysozyme inhibitor LprI family protein, with amino-acid sequence MKKIVLIFLVFSIISCAKEKDTITSNKGNNNSLVVNQKKLQEIKNKDSQKKLSYYRELKSRMEKFEKNIQKKYGNDKTRLQEYIELFKKWDEELNIIYRKVIEKLKNSKYRNSEQILVTTQKAWIKYKESNYNFVEVASEMLHYNSAIKATVTQIALTEITSRRTLELAKIFDFLESNENNTDITKQKYLDIDKKLNEKYKNILNQAKIKKFDIEKFIESQRNWVELKEKEILFWNGIGNEKEKLRALTEMTENRILDFDSYLEDYIEEFE; translated from the coding sequence ATGAAAAAAATTGTACTAATATTTTTAGTTTTTTCTATAATTTCTTGTGCAAAAGAAAAAGATACAATTACTTCAAATAAGGGAAATAACAATAGTTTGGTTGTTAATCAGAAAAAATTGCAAGAAATAAAAAATAAAGATTCTCAAAAAAAATTAAGTTATTATAGAGAATTAAAATCTCGAATGGAGAAATTTGAAAAAAATATTCAAAAAAAATATGGGAATGATAAGACTCGTTTGCAAGAATATATTGAGCTTTTTAAAAAATGGGACGAAGAACTCAATATAATTTATAGGAAAGTAATAGAAAAATTAAAAAATTCTAAATACAGAAATAGTGAACAAATTTTAGTAACAACACAAAAAGCGTGGATAAAATACAAAGAAAGTAATTATAATTTTGTGGAAGTAGCAAGTGAAATGTTACACTATAATAGTGCGATTAAAGCAACTGTAACGCAAATCGCACTTACTGAAATTACGTCAAGAAGAACATTGGAATTAGCTAAAATATTTGATTTTTTAGAAAGTAACGAAAATAATACTGATATTACTAAACAAAAATATTTAGATATCGATAAAAAATTAAATGAAAAATATAAAAATATTTTAAATCAAGCTAAAATAAAAAAATTTGATATAGAAAAATTTATAGAATCACAAAGAAATTGGGTAGAATTAAAAGAAAAAGAAATTTTATTTTGGAATGGTATTGGGAATGAAAAAGAAAAATTAAGAGCTCTTACAGAAATGACTGAAAATAGAATTTTAGATTTTGATAGTTATCTTGAAGATTATATTGAAGAATTTGAGTAA
- a CDS encoding FHA domain-containing protein has protein sequence MWRRINIFRNFRNIFRRPFGRGSLYRLERLSRNVSLKKEGKFDKRSKLSVDEGIKKYEKRQLSSKNRISKFFEWKNIIILAVLTITLIYVHFSGYSTKSLYISIFIFIGVTLYLLIVERFKEKVRMEGKINEIKNEREREHSNFLDRVKEIEEVEKNQLESIILKNSEDYDIKIWKVGRATSLLIGKKTPRNKVDIDVSEGIYSNLVSRAHGLLNRVNGVWYYEDLGSQNGSGIEKKSDRRKVKIRRNTPIKVESGDIIYLATTKLLLI, from the coding sequence ATGTGGAGAAGAATTAATATTTTTAGAAATTTTAGAAATATTTTTAGAAGACCGTTTGGACGAGGAAGTTTGTATCGATTGGAAAGATTGAGTAGAAATGTAAGTTTGAAAAAAGAGGGGAAATTTGACAAAAGATCAAAATTATCTGTGGACGAAGGTATCAAAAAATATGAGAAAAGACAATTATCTTCGAAAAATAGGATAAGTAAGTTTTTTGAATGGAAAAATATTATCATTTTAGCTGTGTTAACTATAACATTGATTTATGTTCATTTTTCTGGTTATTCTACAAAAAGTTTGTATATTTCAATATTTATTTTTATTGGAGTAACTCTTTATTTATTAATTGTGGAAAGATTTAAAGAAAAGGTTAGGATGGAAGGAAAAATAAATGAAATAAAAAACGAAAGAGAAAGAGAACATAGTAATTTTTTGGATAGAGTAAAAGAAATAGAAGAAGTAGAGAAAAATCAATTGGAAAGTATAATTTTGAAAAACTCGGAAGATTATGATATTAAAATTTGGAAAGTAGGAAGAGCTACGTCACTTTTAATTGGAAAGAAAACGCCTAGAAATAAGGTTGATATTGATGTGAGCGAAGGAATTTATTCGAACTTGGTAAGTAGAGCTCATGGACTGCTTAATAGAGTTAATGGAGTTTGGTATTACGAGGATTTAGGTTCACAAAATGGGAGTGGGATCGAAAAAAAATCAGATAGGAGAAAAGTGAAAATTAGAAGAAATACACCGATTAAGGTGGAATCAGGAGATATTATTTATTTGGCAACAACAAAATTGTTGTTAATTTGA
- a CDS encoding M20 family metallopeptidase: protein MNSQELNKFIKENVDKIYDEMLKIRRTIHMNPELGDKEFETSKLIKEFLAKNNIEFFEIINTGVVATIYNDDEKNGKNHTVATRADIDALPIFEENDVEYKSKNLGKMHACGHDTHTTIQLGVAKVLAENKDKWNGTVRFFFQPAEETDGGADRMIKGGALKFEKRSAGNSDFEDKEKNSKGTDRKIDAFFALHMAPEIPTGKIGVKVGKTHACSAQLKATIHGVSAHAALPHKGVDAILIGAKVLEFFQSIVSRRIDPREGAVITIGSFKGGETNNIVCDKVEMLGTIRTLSNETRLFIKETIERDLPIFVESLGGKAEVSIRLGYAPVINNEEMTDFVAGNIVDLLGKDALETIKEARMDVEDVSYFLNEIPGCFFRLGTRNEAKDMVYDLHHPKFNVDEEAIKYGIGLQLKNILEYLNK from the coding sequence ATGAATTCACAAGAATTAAATAAATTTATAAAAGAAAATGTTGATAAAATTTATGATGAAATGCTGAAAATTAGAAGAACTATACATATGAATCCTGAACTGGGGGACAAAGAATTTGAAACGAGTAAACTAATTAAAGAATTTTTGGCAAAAAATAATATTGAATTTTTTGAGATTATAAATACTGGTGTGGTTGCGACAATTTATAATGATGATGAAAAAAATGGTAAAAATCATACTGTTGCGACTAGGGCGGATATTGATGCGTTGCCAATTTTTGAGGAAAATGATGTGGAGTATAAGTCGAAAAATCTTGGAAAAATGCACGCTTGTGGTCATGATACCCATACAACTATTCAATTGGGAGTTGCAAAAGTTTTGGCGGAAAATAAGGATAAATGGAATGGAACTGTGAGATTTTTCTTTCAACCTGCAGAGGAAACTGATGGTGGTGCTGATAGAATGATAAAAGGCGGTGCTTTGAAATTTGAAAAAAGATCTGCTGGGAATAGTGATTTTGAGGATAAAGAGAAAAATAGTAAAGGTACCGACAGAAAAATTGATGCATTTTTTGCACTTCATATGGCACCTGAAATTCCAACTGGGAAAATTGGAGTGAAAGTTGGAAAGACCCATGCTTGTTCAGCACAATTGAAAGCTACTATTCATGGAGTTTCAGCTCATGCGGCATTACCACATAAAGGGGTTGACGCGATATTAATTGGAGCAAAAGTTTTGGAATTCTTTCAGTCAATTGTGAGCAGAAGAATTGATCCTAGAGAGGGTGCGGTTATTACGATTGGCTCGTTTAAAGGTGGAGAAACAAATAATATTGTTTGTGATAAAGTGGAAATGTTAGGGACAATTAGAACTCTTTCAAATGAGACTAGACTTTTTATAAAAGAAACAATTGAGAGGGATTTACCAATTTTTGTGGAAAGTCTTGGAGGAAAAGCTGAAGTTAGTATAAGACTCGGTTACGCACCTGTGATAAATAATGAGGAAATGACAGATTTTGTTGCTGGAAATATTGTTGATTTGCTTGGAAAAGATGCACTTGAAACAATTAAAGAGGCAAGAATGGATGTTGAAGATGTAAGTTATTTCTTGAATGAAATTCCAGGATGTTTTTTTAGATTGGGGACAAGAAATGAAGCGAAAGATATGGTTTACGATTTGCATCATCCAAAATTTAATGTAGATGAAGAAGCAATAAAATATGGGATTGGATTGCAATTAAAAAATATTTTGGAGTATTTGAATAAATAG
- a CDS encoding transcriptional regulator — MNNKGVINQTNRTMLFEEINPEKMDLLTLIDDVKGIDSLDDEKILEINKHLLVSSFDEFLEKFEPKVYSYYNAENQRIQYILKKPEGIPEEFINEIKIDNGNVFFKMLSTLMEARKSQGNKNVEFKFENILELISPKKVIEDIKQTRKEIAYIFNKYEELDDENPKKLEYGDKLNNKFEEASQNYNNILGMLPLAIEDIKTRLLIGSDESSFKSEKIKLGMLQVGEKGELEVIEYKQNESNELALIEEKNTTALMEAFQDDYESVTEEPNQYIKDLVVRTFVPLAKNFVEIDQEQEVENYNNYLSFYKFAQEDFVKIAKPLIEKLLGIKMFFEQYETKISMMKPTLLITNVKAEMIAKSGNKERLQAFLNTVNMKNDFDNTVWFAIYPNVDLDIKKGEKKVRARFKGTSNDEKTEKNTIETLTNLMMILGNYKVQVFFNFEGTYETSFDNLATKGLDKYIEKTSILENQKYSEYLIPVIPNFTIIPKDKSGVILDYKMKYENDGVVLSDEQEDLLKFWIEGVYVDGAYVAAGIISASQCPNYLRDRFNAVSMVYPGVRFDIEADDNPYKVKTTMSKEISGFTNAIKDKINQFNYGFVFSSDNAQVQKEKIKNIVVYKARTLLKNSEGGYEPLYKTLTTTYIERVLRFVTTDFKEDKLNLFFSTNPSSQKSLWLKDQKFINGIMQKGDDISHKIDEEMGICQLNIVFAGNMRNLQVEINK, encoded by the coding sequence ATGAATAATAAAGGGGTTATTAATCAAACTAATAGAACTATGTTATTTGAGGAAATTAATCCAGAGAAAATGGATTTGCTTACATTGATTGATGATGTCAAAGGAATTGATTCTTTGGATGATGAGAAGATACTTGAGATTAATAAACATCTTTTAGTGTCGAGTTTTGATGAATTTTTGGAGAAGTTTGAGCCAAAGGTTTATAGTTATTATAATGCAGAAAATCAGAGAATTCAGTATATTTTAAAGAAGCCAGAAGGAATTCCAGAAGAATTTATTAATGAAATAAAAATTGATAATGGAAATGTATTTTTTAAAATGCTGAGTACTTTAATGGAGGCTAGGAAATCACAAGGGAATAAGAATGTTGAATTTAAATTTGAGAATATTTTAGAGTTGATTTCGCCGAAGAAGGTTATTGAAGATATAAAGCAGACTAGAAAGGAAATTGCGTATATTTTTAATAAGTATGAGGAATTAGATGACGAAAATCCTAAAAAGTTAGAGTATGGAGATAAACTGAATAATAAGTTTGAGGAAGCTTCTCAAAATTATAATAATATTTTAGGAATGTTGCCATTGGCAATTGAGGATATAAAAACTCGGCTTTTGATTGGAAGTGACGAGAGTAGTTTTAAATCTGAAAAAATTAAATTGGGAATGTTGCAAGTTGGAGAAAAGGGAGAATTAGAGGTTATCGAGTATAAACAAAATGAATCAAATGAGTTAGCTCTAATTGAAGAGAAGAATACGACTGCACTTATGGAAGCGTTTCAAGATGATTATGAAAGTGTTACAGAAGAACCAAATCAGTATATTAAAGATTTAGTGGTGAGAACTTTTGTTCCATTGGCTAAGAACTTTGTTGAGATTGATCAAGAACAAGAAGTTGAGAATTATAATAATTATTTGAGTTTTTATAAGTTTGCACAGGAAGATTTTGTGAAAATTGCAAAACCTTTGATTGAGAAATTATTAGGAATAAAAATGTTTTTTGAACAATATGAAACGAAAATTTCTATGATGAAACCAACTTTGTTAATTACTAATGTAAAGGCAGAAATGATTGCAAAATCAGGGAATAAAGAGAGATTGCAAGCGTTTTTAAATACGGTTAATATGAAAAATGATTTCGATAATACAGTTTGGTTTGCAATTTATCCAAATGTTGACTTAGATATTAAAAAAGGTGAGAAAAAGGTTAGAGCGAGATTTAAAGGGACTTCGAATGATGAAAAAACAGAAAAAAATACAATAGAAACATTAACTAATTTGATGATGATATTAGGTAATTATAAAGTTCAGGTTTTCTTTAATTTTGAAGGAACTTATGAGACTTCTTTTGATAATTTGGCAACAAAAGGATTGGATAAATATATTGAGAAAACATCAATTTTAGAAAATCAAAAATATTCTGAATATTTGATACCAGTAATTCCTAATTTTACTATAATTCCAAAAGACAAATCTGGTGTGATATTGGACTATAAGATGAAATATGAGAATGATGGTGTTGTTTTATCAGATGAACAGGAAGATTTGCTAAAATTTTGGATAGAAGGTGTGTATGTGGATGGAGCGTATGTGGCAGCTGGAATAATTTCGGCTTCTCAATGTCCTAATTATTTAAGAGATAGATTTAATGCGGTTTCGATGGTGTATCCAGGAGTCAGGTTTGATATTGAGGCAGATGATAATCCTTATAAGGTTAAAACAACTATGTCTAAAGAAATTTCAGGATTTACAAATGCGATAAAAGATAAAATTAACCAATTTAATTATGGATTTGTATTTTCTTCAGATAATGCACAGGTCCAAAAAGAAAAAATTAAAAATATTGTAGTTTATAAGGCTAGAACATTATTAAAAAATTCTGAAGGTGGATATGAACCATTGTATAAAACTTTGACGACGACTTATATTGAAAGAGTCTTAAGATTTGTGACAACTGATTTTAAAGAGGATAAATTGAATTTATTTTTCAGTACAAATCCATCTAGTCAAAAATCTCTTTGGTTGAAGGATCAGAAATTTATAAATGGAATTATGCAAAAAGGAGATGATATTTCGCATAAAATTGATGAAGAGATGGGTATTTGTCAGTTAAATATAGTGTTTGCAGGAAATATGAGAAACTTGCAAGTGGAAATTAATAAGTAG
- a CDS encoding J domain-containing protein produces the protein MDYYQILGVSENFTRDELKSSYKKLALKYHPDRNPNDKKAENMFKKISEAYDVLKNPTKRTEYDKKRHKLNKNFNGNSSVKNSKNENINENRENTQKFDEFLFTSDNFKNMFEKAFNIEGMSKFRKKENENSIEKTFENFFNVKGKK, from the coding sequence ATGGACTATTATCAAATATTGGGAGTTTCAGAGAATTTTACTCGAGATGAACTGAAATCATCGTATAAAAAATTGGCGTTGAAATATCATCCAGACAGGAATCCGAATGATAAGAAAGCTGAAAATATGTTTAAGAAAATATCAGAGGCTTATGATGTGCTAAAAAATCCTACGAAAAGGACAGAATATGATAAGAAAAGACATAAATTGAATAAAAATTTTAATGGAAATTCGAGTGTAAAAAATTCAAAAAATGAGAATATAAATGAAAATAGAGAAAATACACAAAAGTTCGATGAATTTTTGTTTACATCAGATAATTTTAAAAATATGTTTGAAAAGGCATTTAATATTGAAGGAATGAGTAAATTTAGAAAAAAAGAGAACGAAAATTCTATTGAAAAAACTTTTGAGAATTTTTTTAATGTGAAGGGGAAAAAATAA
- the rlmD gene encoding 23S rRNA (uracil(1939)-C(5))-methyltransferase RlmD: MINKFEIGQKVEIEIEKIVFGGEGIGRVDGFAIFVPMSVPGDRLEIEIISLKKTYGRGLITRIIEPSKDRVEDLSKVSFEDFDGCDFGMLKYEKQLEYKNEMLKEVLTKIGGINLEEVILENIIASEHKKNYRNKTAEPIYKKNGKIMTGFYSRRSHDVFTAKENLLRSEIADKIINKFLEEINSFNGTKNEFKVYNEVNNSGFLKHIMVRNNEKNDVMIVVVVNKTSQYKHLVKVLEKMYEENEEVKSVYISVKKEQNNVILGDESRHIFGESYLEEEIEGIKFKIYPDSFFQINKRQAIKLYDKAIEYFGENKKGTVIDAFSGTGTIAMILSKDVEKVIGIESVESSVVAGNMTIEENGLKHVSLLNGKVEKVLPEILKKEKISGIIFDPPRRGIDEKALRSVVKNKIEKIVYISCNPATFARDSKFLIEKGYKLEKITAVDMFPQTAHIECVGVLKKLDK; the protein is encoded by the coding sequence ATGATAAATAAATTTGAAATTGGGCAAAAAGTAGAAATTGAGATTGAAAAAATTGTGTTTGGTGGCGAAGGAATAGGGCGAGTTGATGGTTTTGCGATTTTTGTGCCGATGAGTGTGCCTGGAGATAGACTTGAAATTGAGATAATTTCTTTGAAAAAAACTTACGGGAGAGGACTTATTACACGGATTATTGAGCCTTCGAAGGACAGAGTTGAAGATTTGTCAAAAGTTAGTTTTGAAGATTTTGACGGATGTGATTTTGGAATGCTTAAATATGAGAAGCAGCTAGAGTATAAAAATGAGATGTTGAAAGAGGTCTTGACAAAAATTGGTGGGATAAATCTTGAAGAAGTTATTTTGGAAAATATAATTGCGAGTGAACATAAAAAAAATTATCGGAACAAGACAGCAGAGCCGATTTATAAAAAAAATGGAAAAATTATGACAGGATTTTATTCGAGAAGATCTCATGATGTTTTTACAGCGAAGGAAAATCTGTTGCGTTCAGAAATTGCTGATAAAATAATAAATAAATTTTTGGAAGAAATAAACAGTTTTAATGGAACGAAAAATGAATTTAAAGTTTACAATGAAGTCAATAATAGCGGATTTTTGAAGCATATAATGGTTAGAAATAACGAAAAAAACGATGTTATGATTGTTGTTGTTGTGAATAAAACTTCGCAATATAAACATTTAGTTAAAGTTTTAGAAAAAATGTATGAAGAAAATGAAGAAGTAAAATCAGTTTATATTTCAGTAAAAAAAGAGCAGAATAATGTGATTTTAGGTGATGAGAGTAGACATATTTTTGGTGAAAGTTATTTAGAAGAGGAAATTGAAGGAATAAAATTTAAGATTTATCCAGATTCATTTTTTCAAATTAATAAAAGACAGGCAATAAAATTGTACGACAAAGCGATTGAATATTTTGGAGAAAATAAAAAAGGAACCGTGATTGATGCGTTTTCTGGGACTGGGACAATTGCGATGATACTTTCTAAAGATGTGGAAAAAGTAATTGGTATTGAAAGTGTTGAAAGTTCGGTTGTTGCGGGGAATATGACTATTGAAGAAAATGGGTTGAAGCATGTGAGTTTATTAAATGGAAAAGTTGAAAAAGTTTTACCTGAAATTTTGAAAAAAGAGAAAATTAGTGGAATAATTTTTGATCCGCCTAGAAGAGGAATTGATGAAAAAGCACTTAGAAGCGTTGTGAAAAATAAAATTGAAAAAATTGTTTATATTTCTTGTAATCCAGCAACTTTTGCTAGAGATAGTAAATTTTTGATTGAAAAAGGGTATAAATTGGAGAAAATTACTGCGGTGGATATGTTTCCTCAGACAGCACATATTGAGTGTGTTGGGGTGTTAAAAAAGTTAGATAAATAA
- a CDS encoding metal ABC transporter ATP-binding protein, whose product MQNNKQNNKKLISVKNLNFNYGKDAILSDVSLDIYKGKNVAIIGRNGGGKSTLVKLMLGFLKKKSGEINYYVDKNKIGYLPQIREFDTSFPINIFDLVISGLTKKSNLFKKFSAEDRKKTNDLLVEFGIEKLKDKLISEVSGGQLQRALIARALISSPEILFLDEPESFLDKKFEFELYEKIKQLSDSTIVVISHELDKLCCYVDSIFIVEEEIRIFEDKNEFFKSEFAHRHVHNHKI is encoded by the coding sequence ATGCAGAATAATAAGCAAAATAACAAAAAGTTAATATCAGTAAAAAATTTGAATTTTAATTATGGAAAAGATGCTATTTTGAGCGATGTTTCGCTAGATATTTATAAAGGGAAAAATGTTGCAATAATTGGGAGAAATGGTGGCGGAAAGTCAACTTTAGTAAAATTGATGCTTGGTTTTTTGAAGAAAAAATCTGGAGAAATAAATTATTATGTTGACAAGAATAAAATTGGGTATTTGCCACAAATTAGAGAATTTGATACTTCTTTTCCGATTAATATTTTTGATTTAGTGATTTCAGGACTTACAAAAAAGTCGAATTTATTTAAAAAATTTAGTGCAGAAGATAGAAAAAAGACAAATGATTTGCTTGTTGAATTTGGGATTGAAAAATTAAAAGATAAGTTAATTAGCGAAGTATCTGGAGGTCAGTTGCAAAGGGCCTTGATTGCGAGAGCTCTGATATCGTCACCAGAGATTTTGTTTTTAGATGAGCCTGAATCTTTTTTGGATAAAAAATTTGAGTTTGAGTTGTATGAGAAAATAAAACAATTATCGGATTCTACGATTGTTGTAATTTCGCATGAACTGGATAAATTGTGCTGTTATGTCGATTCGATTTTTATTGTAGAAGAAGAAATTCGTATTTTTGAAGATAAAAATGAATTTTTCAAGAGTGAATTTGCTCACAGGCATGTTCATAATCATAAAATTTAG
- a CDS encoding leucine-rich repeat domain-containing protein — MKRFLSLILFLGTLFSCNGGTKESKEIIEKKVKNLSTQNEVIKKSEKIEKCDKIPEYDLNVTKITLKNKGISDIKCLAKYKNLRELDLRWNKIKNIETLGSLEKLEILRINFNQITDIKPILNLKNLRELWLHNNKIKDIRGIGKLSELKHLDISYNPLEYGIEEIPSLKRLKRFEIRKTPKKIVDYVYDNYQKFMFLDEIYMYERVQENIKKRDNEARYPRFSDFEGKIQDFETYKTIKDIEMIMVSEKNVPQVMREKILEYKKEHDEDEDNGIFGIGMYKNGNYSTYSIRATSAYGGYTTTYFLKDGKIFAEEGSDLYSLLESPEGNNLYLATISAHGRPNFIIVDFKRGTLVEEEREKF; from the coding sequence ATGAAAAGATTTTTATCATTAATATTGTTTTTAGGGACGTTATTTAGCTGTAATGGTGGCACGAAAGAAAGTAAAGAAATTATTGAAAAGAAAGTAAAAAATCTTTCTACTCAAAATGAAGTTATAAAAAAATCAGAAAAAATTGAAAAATGTGACAAAATTCCAGAGTATGATTTGAATGTTACAAAAATAACTTTAAAAAATAAAGGAATTAGCGATATAAAATGTTTGGCAAAATATAAAAATTTAAGAGAGCTAGATTTGAGATGGAATAAAATAAAAAATATTGAAACATTAGGAAGTTTAGAAAAATTAGAAATTTTAAGAATAAATTTCAATCAAATAACAGATATTAAACCGATCTTGAATTTAAAAAATTTGAGAGAATTGTGGTTACATAATAATAAAATCAAAGATATAAGAGGAATTGGAAAATTGTCAGAATTAAAACATTTAGATATAAGTTATAATCCTTTGGAATACGGAATTGAGGAGATACCTAGTTTGAAAAGATTGAAACGATTTGAGATTAGAAAGACTCCCAAAAAGATTGTGGATTATGTTTATGATAATTATCAGAAATTTATGTTTTTAGATGAGATTTATATGTATGAAAGAGTACAAGAAAATATCAAAAAGCGTGATAATGAAGCTAGATACCCTCGCTTTTCTGATTTTGAAGGGAAAATACAAGATTTTGAAACATATAAAACTATAAAAGATATAGAAATGATTATGGTTTCAGAAAAAAATGTTCCGCAAGTAATGAGAGAAAAAATATTAGAATATAAAAAAGAACATGATGAAGATGAGGATAATGGAATTTTCGGTATAGGAATGTATAAAAATGGTAACTATTCTACATATTCTATAAGAGCAACTAGTGCTTATGGAGGATATACTACAACATATTTTTTGAAAGATGGAAAGATATTTGCTGAAGAAGGTTCAGATTTATATAGTTTATTAGAAAGTCCAGAAGGAAATAATTTATATTTAGCAACAATTTCTGCTCATGGGCGACCTAATTTTATAATTGTAGATTTTAAAAGAGGAACACTTGTGGAGGAAGAGAGAGAAAAATTTTAA
- a CDS encoding metal ABC transporter permease — MEFLEIFNYAFMRNALIVGILSSICCGIIGTYIVNKKMVFISSSISHASYGGIGIGVYLIYFFKLPLNDPLIFGLIFSILSGVLILILKDFFGVNGDLGIGIMMSFGMAIGIIFSFMTPGYQADMSTYLFGNILLSNSTNIISLLILDIITIIFFVIFYKAIVYSSFDENFYKLYGVPVKFVNYFMIIIISSAIIINIKTIGIILIISILTIPQATAAIIARKYSVIIYLSILFSFLGILFGLLFSYIFNIPSGPAIIVALIVIMLIVKIGAFVKGKIG, encoded by the coding sequence ATGGAATTTTTAGAAATTTTTAACTATGCTTTCATGAGAAATGCTCTTATTGTAGGGATTTTATCAAGCATTTGTTGTGGAATAATAGGAACTTACATAGTAAACAAAAAAATGGTGTTCATATCGTCGAGTATCAGTCATGCTTCATATGGTGGAATCGGAATTGGAGTATATTTAATATATTTTTTCAAATTGCCACTAAATGATCCATTGATTTTTGGATTAATATTTTCAATATTATCGGGAGTATTGATACTTATACTAAAAGATTTTTTTGGTGTAAATGGTGATTTAGGAATTGGAATAATGATGTCATTTGGAATGGCGATTGGAATTATATTTTCTTTTATGACGCCAGGTTATCAAGCAGATATGTCAACTTATCTTTTTGGAAATATTTTGTTGTCAAATAGCACAAATATAATTTCGCTATTAATTTTAGACATTATTACAATCATATTTTTCGTAATTTTCTACAAAGCAATAGTTTATTCAAGTTTTGATGAAAATTTTTATAAATTATATGGTGTACCAGTCAAGTTTGTAAATTACTTCATGATTATAATAATTTCATCAGCGATTATTATAAATATAAAAACAATTGGAATTATTCTAATAATCTCAATTTTAACAATACCACAAGCAACAGCGGCAATTATCGCAAGAAAATACAGTGTAATAATATATTTGTCAATATTATTCTCATTTTTAGGAATATTATTCGGATTATTATTCTCATATATTTTCAATATTCCATCAGGACCAGCTATAATAGTGGCTTTGATTGTTATAATGTTAATTGTTAAAATAGGAGCGTTTGTAAAGGGGAAAATTGGATAA